In Lytechinus pictus isolate F3 Inbred chromosome 17, Lp3.0, whole genome shotgun sequence, the genomic window atcgtccaaaccgaccgatggtgtGTTATTTAAAGTAACTATCTAGTTATCATCGATCTTGAGAAGGTTTCGTTCATGCGACTTTACCACCAGGAATCGAACTTTTTAAGCCCTGCCCGAAATAAGAATGTTGGAATCCCCAACATGACTCTTTATCACTATCAACGTCTGTCATGTTTGTTGTCTTGAAATTTAATTGATTGAAAAACGATCAATAGTGTAATGGATATGCCCTATTTAGCACTATACAGTAAGCTCGAATGACATTCGTACATCATAGCACTTCCAAAGATGCGagatttgaattgatttgagtATTTTCGGCAGAATCTCTCGATTGTCCTATactaattgttttgtgaaatgaagcgaaaaaTTTAGAATTCCAGATTCTTTGGTACATTTCATCCGATTCCGATGACATTTTCGGCCTTACGCTTGGTTGATTTTTCACTATCATTcctatcaacatgatcaatttGTTATTGATTCTAACAGGGTGGAATGAAAGCTGTACTATGGACCGATGTATTACAAGTGACTGTCATGATGGCTGGGctaattgcaatcatcattggGGGTTCTATGAACAAAGATGGATTCGATGAAGTTTGGCGGATCGCCGGAGAGAGCGGGCGACTTGACGTTTGGAAGTAAGTCATAACGTTCCGTCGCACTTGTAATTTGTGTTTCCGATGTAATGGATAAATGATCTGTATTATAAAAGCTGTAAGCTTGGATAACCTGCATTGGCGACGGTCAAGATGAACGAAGAAGCGTGAATATATCAAGTAAAAACTTAAGAGGTTAAATGCTGACGTgcagaaaaaataacaagtAAGACATATAAATAAGAATAgacataacccccccccctttctctcactctctctatgtcagtttttgtttatatttatatatatctctctaGCACACagaaacatgtgtatatatatatatatatatgcgttGTAATCAAgtaatcactggcggatccagggtggggggcaaagccggcccgtaccgccccccctccccccttgaaAGCACAATTAAAATGTGTAATGTAAAATGCCGTAACATGTGCAACACCcctttgaaaatcctggatccacccctccAAGTAATGTAAAATTTACGTAATCGAGAGATCAGCGTTATAACAAAGCATggcttctttatattttttttcagttctgtTTTTAGCATAAATTAAGttgttcataatttttaaaatatttaattcttcatttttagGAATGGTTATATGagcaatgatgagaaaattgaatttcatttgtattgataTTACACAACTGAAAGCTCATTAGTTTGTTGACTTTTTGTTCATcattgaattttatttgtatttctgaTTTGCATGCTGTAAATTCATtgaagccaataaagtcaaatACCCTTCACACTCACCCACAAACTCATCTTCACCCACAAACACCATGCACACACTCATATACGTACACAAACCATACACACAccatacacaccctcacacacacaccttcacaCACCATACATACACTCACATACGTACATAAACCATACACACACTAACATACGTACACACAGCATACGCCCACAAACATACGTACGCACACCATACGCCCACTCACATACGTACGCACACCATACACACACTCACATACGTACACACACCCTACACACACTCACATACGTACACACACCATACGCCACTCACATACGTACTCACACCATACACACACTCACATACGTACACACACCATACACACTCACATACGTACGCACACCATACACACACTCACATACGTATTTCTTGTAGCTTCGATCCAGACCCAACAGTTCGTCATACTTTCTGAACAATACTTGGTGGTGGAACGTTCGTCTGGGGTACCCTGTATGCAGCCAACCAAGCCCAGATCCAGCGATACCTCTCCTGTGGCTCTGTTAATACTGCTTTGACGTAAGTTTACAATTCACAACCGTTTAATTGTAAATTGGTATATTATTAACCACTCCCCCATcagaaaatataatacatacaaAATGTCTGCAGTATCCCATGAATGTTTAATAATAAGTGTGATTTAAATTCATGGttgaatatataatataatcttTTAGTTGTTCCCAAGGCAACCTCCCACACCCATGGCGACAGAGCCTTTTCAGTTGTGGCTCCTACACTCTCGAACTCACTTCCTCTTAGCTTAAGATCCCATTCTTCTCTACGTTCCTTTAAAGTAGCACTTACGACATATCTCTTCCGTAAATAGTATGATTTTTTACAGTTAATATGCCCGtagttaaagagaaatgccagtatttgcagtaaacactgatttcatgagaaagtctgtaaaaccaggcttaattgtcagtatatcatcgaggatctagatctggtacagttacataaactgaactttgtgaaatcttgaaatctacgctgaaaaatgttcacactgaagatcaccaacacagataagcgcacgtgggacagtgtattattattgctggaataaagacccgacggaagtgacagaatccgcgcttattttgcttatttctcagcaattacacaatttcttccagaatcctttggcacatattttttattcatacaaacagacacttgggtggtcattatattagattctgtaaaaagtcattttgagatcgttaccaaaactggaatttatctttaagttaGTATTTTAGATATGTAAGGTAGTTACGTTGGATGTTTAGTTATGTAAGGTAGTTAAGTTGATAAGTGAGTTTAGTTTATTAAGTTAAGTAGTTAGGTTTTGtgatgtaaagcgcttagagaaaTTTTGTAAGGCGCTTTATAagtattgaattattattattattattaataatggtTGTGTTGGTTTTACAAAGGAAAGGCTCATAGTATTTGTACTTCAAGCCAATCTAAAGCTTACActctttttttgcatttatttatgaattagcaacatttccattttgcttattttaacAATTggaaattaagattttttttcctgaaaaacTTAATTGCTTCGCTCCCTCGATTTCAAGTTTCTATTAAAAATCTACATGACCTACTCTCTGGAAATATTATGTGAATGACCCTCCTGCGCCTTTCATGTGTtacatttgtttatttcttttctgtcctTTGTTTTATAAAGCTTCTGGCTATTTTTGTCGATTCCAATTCCCATATAAGATGTTTATCATGCCTTTGCATTTTTATCCTCTTTATTCCCTttagatttttatattttttttctcattttatgtACACGTATTAACTTTAGGGTGAATGAAATAGGTATATTAAACACCAAGTTAGCCCCCTCCCCCAAGAGTTAGCCCCATTGAAACTTGCAACTCGCCCCCACCGCGTATTGCTTACCGCGCGATTTGAGCAGAACTGATATCTTTAACATATGTGTATTTTGagtagatataaaaaaaaaaagtgcgtGACTTATATACTTTCTTATAGATGTATACGACAGTATAGTCATTTTTAATCAAAGCCATTTTGGATGCGTCTGGTTTATTTGTTAGACATGTTTAGTTTGAAGCATTTTCATATTGATCTTGTTGATATTGCCAATTGAAAGTTTTCGATAAAGCAACTACATTCACTTGTCTTTGTTACAatcttgaacatgttgaaatagGGCCTTATTTATTGCACTCGTTGGTATGATCATTGTGATGACAACAGTCTGTATCACTGGTCTGGTTATGTACGCAAACTTCGCTGAATGCGACCCACTGACCGCTGGATATGTCTCAAGGTCTGACCAGGTAAACATGTAAACTCTAATGATAAGGAGGGgagaggaagatgatgatgttaagTGAATAATCATAGAGATTTAGAATTAGCCCAAGACCTGGAAACCTCTCTCCATTTACGCTGCCCCGACCCCGGGCCCGACCCCCTTCTTAAAATTCATGGGCATTAAGGTTGATTTCACCAAAAAACTAGAGCTCCCTGATCATGCTGATGTGCtggataatgttgatgatggtgatgatgatgatgatgatgatgatgatgatgatgatgatgatgatgatggtggtgatgatgatgatgatgatggtggtgacgatgataatgatgttgatgatgatgatgatgatgatgatggtggtggtggtggtggtggtgacgatgatgatgatgatgatgatgatggtggtgatgatgatgatgatgatgatgatggtggtgacgatggtggtgataacgatgacgacgatgatgatgatggtgacgatggtgacgatgatgatcatTACGATGATGATCATTACGATTATGATATcttttattatgatgatgactatgatgataatgatgattatattgattatgatggtgataatcatgatgatgatgatgagaaagataatgataattggtGCGCCAGTCTTTTGTTGGAATGCGCAGTTGAGCCAACGcatacatgaattttcattgatCAGTATGAATTGTTAATCAttattgcaattttttcatctcatttaatgatttatttttcatcttttcattcCAAACTCATTTTAGCTCATACCATATTTTGTGTTGTACCTGTTTGGTAAGATGCCCGGGTTACCTGGACTATTTACCTCAGCTGTATTCAGTGCTTCTCTCAGGTAGCTATACCTTCTGCTTTGTGGCCTGTATGTTATTATGTGTGAGGGCGTGTGTATGTTTCAGAATTATGGTAGCAGATATTgtatttatcatcattaataatattttttgttattattattattattattataattatcatcatcatcaccatcatcatcatcattattatcatcgttattattattatcttcatcattaatattgatattatcaCTACTAATCTTTTCCCTTTTATGTTGGCATGTTAATATCCAAAAGGGGATCCTTTAATTgtgtatcatacatgtacaagaactCCGAGGCCAGTGTCAATAACGAAAAGACGTGTGAGTACTaggacaattaaaaaaataatacctgCGAATACAATACAGCATTTTAACTCATTTGAATCCCTTCCATTTTCGTTATCCCCAAATTAGTTCTATGTCTTCGGCGGTGAACGCCCTTGCTGCTGTGGTAGGAGAGGACATCGTGAAATCAATATGGcccaaaatgaaagaaagaacctACACGTGGATAACAAAAGGACTTGGTAATTAGTTAGGATGATGacgtattatcatgattatagtgATTGTATATGAAGCGCAATACTATGGTGACGTTTCCACTGCTACCCtcataaaaatgttgggcaacatactgtccacacaacaaatGGTTAAttctttatccaattctgggtaatTCCAAACTAACAATGTGTGCTTtcggtgaaaactacacagtattggttgaaaactacccaaaatttgataaatttgttaaccaattgttgtgtggacggTATATGtttcccaacattttaagagtgtataatGTTTCATGTGATCAATTGTATAAACGTAATGCTTAATCCAGATTGGAATGAATGGTGGCCGGTCCAactttatatttgtatataatctATATTACTTGAATTTAAACAATTTTagattcgaaaaaaaaatatcataagaTCTAAAAGTAAATCTTTCATTTGAATGGTCAATATAAGGTTctttttacactgtaaaaagaaaaacagaagattttacagaagaaaacaaaacagattttacaaaaagaaataaccaaattattatgtaaattgttataacaggaAAGATTTGTTTACAATTTTTCAACAATTTTACAGGACAGATCTGTTTTGAAcaaggggattttttttattacaataaagtTGTAAGcttacatacaccaaataccaattttcggtaattttacacaaatgcatgtaagattacacagtgcagtaagattacTTGTGTTCTCCAGACTCTgctgaaggatttttttttttaagttgaaattttctaacagtgtagttcttattttatagatcacttatttgttttctttcacaaacaTTCATACAAGGTAGttcaacaaaatatcaaaataaaaagaatatgattttatcatcttttttcacaaacattcaTACATGGTTGTTCaacaatataacaaaataaaaagaatatgtgGAATATAGTTCGGAATCTAGGTTTAGATCTACACGACTTAATTTTGTATCGGTGGTAACAACTTCTGTTATAAATGACATGGATAAAGTCTTATTTGCTTTTTAAAAGAAGTTTCAGAAACAATCAgttatccacccccccccccttaattgaCACCATTATGGCTGAATCTAAACTATTTGActttgttttttgtgttttaaccTACACAGTTATTTTCTTTGGACTTGTATGTATGGCGATGGCCTTTGTGTCTTCCAGACTTGGCTCAGTACTTGGTGTAAGTACCTTATATCTCAACTAAACTAATTAATCACGTCATCAATGCGATTAGATAACAGGAAGTATATGGCTGCAAGCAGAAATCTTTTTCCTGGGGGCaagacacaatttttttttcgaagaaTAATACCGAATGCAAGGGAGAGTAGAGATCGAGTTTTTTGTGGCGTGATCTTGCATTTTCTtggatgaaaaagaaatgattccgtgtacatgtttgctgaatTTGTGAAGAATTTTAGTAACCAAGTGttacatttttacaattttggGGTGGGGGATCTATCGGTctcttccacccccccccccccccccaccgcgtaaggccatgatgaggTATGAGCTTAAATCTAAACGAACAACCGCAACAATATTACATTTGTTCAAGAGCTCAAACCCTCCATTAAAGAGAATATATATCCACATAGTCATAGTAATTGTTATCCTAATTATGTTTGACATTAGTCTTATGATTGGATGATTGTTTACTTTAGATGCTATTGCCTTCATAGGGCTGATCTCCGAAAGTAGCGGAGAGAGAAAAccaggaaggaaagaaggattATCGAAAATGTAATATCCGTCTTTGACTGGATGCAATAGTGCTGtttaaaagacaaagaaaaataaacgtATTCGGAATCTCTCTTATAAGCAGATTATTAGCAATAGCCATGCAATAATCAATCCGAGATATAGGAGAAATAATGATCATTTCTGATGCACAATTATTTTCCATGTACTTAATTCATTATCAAGGATGCGGTGACATTATGAATGCCGGTAATGTCTCATcagataaattattaaaaaattgtacaataCTACTAATAGTTTCAATTTAATATTTAATCTTATTCTCTAATCCAACGATTATAAATGAGTTTCAGAGTGTTTTCATGCCCACCTGTCACTATCCTAACCTATCTACCTGTAGGCGGTTTTTAATGTGTTGGGGATGCTCGGCGGTCCGCTGCTAGGTCTTTATTCATCTGGAATGCTCTTTCCTTGGGTCAACTCAAAGGTAAGTTGTAGTCACTGTTGCTATCCAATCCCATGTCGAAGTTACGTTTTATACATAGCAATGTTTTCCCGGCTTTAagccataaaaaaataataactttcaAACAAATCAAAGTAGGAAACATTGATACTGATAATCATATTGGTTGTGGTGTAAaatctttattaaaatatccagtCATTTGATATATTACCATCGCTTGCATCATTGgtgattggtggggattttttacctgattgctaagaaagcatgaatgcttgtaagcaagcaacaagaggaccgacggcttaaggtcctctccgaaggacctggtaatgaggattaatgccttaccaaagggcactagcgcaccaagtgggaatcgaacccgggtcaccggaatacgaatcccccgctctaccgactgagctatcgcgcctcctcatTACATTAACTATATTTTAGGATTGCTCAAAAGCTAAGTAAAAATAGATTAGTGAGagtgtaaattgccaattcctctaatgccaactcgtccactcaccacgtggtctatatactttcatttagtctaatgcccttCCGTCCATACAAATTTCGTCTGACAACCATTTGGACCACTTTGGCTTGTTTtgttgcaaatattttttttcttcacattatTAATCAATGTTCCAGTTTGATGCGGTCTAGATATACTGCACACATTTGATCTTAATTAATTTGGTATGAAGTTCTCTTTCTCAAATACTGTAAACTTCAGTGtgtatacaaaacatattggtaataaaagttgttttgtaaaaatgaatagatagataattagatagatagatagatagattaataaatagattattttctttttaaattaattaattaatcaatccatcaataatataaatgaatgaataaataattaaattaattcattcattcattcattcattcattcattcattcattaattaattaattaattaattaataattgcTTCCACATGCCAGTCTATTTGACAAACGACAAGTTTTGGATCCCAGTGTTGCCAGGTCCGAGCTGAAGAAAATCCCCATAAGGCACTCGAAATCCCCTGATTGGACCCTTAAAACCCAAATTTTTCCAATCACAATAATTTCTTAAACAGTGAGGACATTTATCATGGTTATTGCCCAAAACTAGTTAATATGTGTTCGTTTGTTCACACCATACACAGCAgtttcttttatcattattatttatttcggTGCGAAGTAGATTGGCAACACTACCATTGACCAACTAAGTCCAATGTATTGAATTCATAGCTTTAATTGCGTATGTAATGCGCTGATGTACCGTATTCTATGATCTATAGTTAACTATTATTAGCATCATAATACTGAAATAACGAATCTTGagtgtttttaatcaaaacctTGAAAAATCccttaaaatgcattaaaattcCGAAAATCATTTTAATCCCCAAATAAATTCTCCCATCCCCAAAGGCTTCTCAAAATCCCCAAATGGCAATAATGATTTTGTTCCCTTTCCTCATTCCTGACGTAGGGGGTGTTCATCGGCACTCTGCTGGGATTGGTGTGGTCTTTCTGGATAGGGATAGGTTCATTTCTCTACCCACCATATTACGACAGGCGGCAGCTGAACATAGATGGTTGTAGCAACGTCACTATGGAAACCATGACAACCATCTCAGACACCCTCATGACGTCATCAGCAATGGAGCCAATGGCTGAAAGGTATATGGATTTTCAGTTATAAGGCATGTAATCCCAAAGCTTTTAATCATTCCTCCCACTTTAAGTACTAGAAATGACATTCCCTATTTATTGCAGATTCAATTTGACATTTGGGGAATATTTACTGAGTGGAATATGTCGGATTCTTATCCGACAGAGCCCGTTTTATCCGGCAGCTATGAGAGTGACAGTCAGCTGTGCTGGAAACCTGTCGGTCGACACGTAGGTCTATAATACTGATGCTCTCCTGGGGGAAGAGTTTAAGTAAGTCCTTTGAGATTCATCAGTGGCATCACATTTCTTTTACAACAATGAATTACACACATCCATCTCATTTTCTCATTTCACAGAAATTGAACGTCTTTCCTCTTATATAGTGTGGATAATTATGTCTGTACATTTCTTACTTTATCTTTGTAAATGtatcaaatattattttatgtatGTCATTTTCATCGCCATTTTTTCATAAGATATAGACACTTCTCCTTAACCCCATGGCCTAGGAAaacgggggtgctgaagcacccccaatattttccaagggggtgctgcgtgtatattttccataggcagcatccCCTGGCATTCTGGCTGGTTTATCAAATTGGAGAAATGTCTGAAAAATGACCAACACTTTGTATATGAaacccttttccttttttttttgtcaaaatttgtagGGACAAAAAATAACTTCACTTTGTAgcgaaaccttttttttttctcgtcaaATTTGCTTCAGCACCccagccaaaaaaaaatcgtatcaAGGGCCCAGCTTAACGCCTTCTCCCCCCTCCTGCTTCataattattgtttgtttttctgcAAATCTCAATTGACCATGTGCTTCATTCTTAATTAGATTTACTTTTTATCGATATTTTaaaggaattactataaatgaAAGGGTATGCATGAAACACTTTGGACCTCTCTTTAAGAAGCAAGGCTAGTGTATCAAATTATGGgactaaatttattttttacaaaattcatgACTCTTGAACGCTTTGTCCGATTTGAAAAGAtcaaattgcaatattttttctgaaattATAAAGTTAGCATTGCTTACAACAACTATACACTCAACAGCTCAATGGTCATTAGAAAATATACCTGAAATGCCTACTTTACGAAGCAAGACTAGTGTATTGGGCCATAGTCATAATGAAATCAGATATAGACATTGGCAGCACGTTGGTAAAAAATATCCTTGAATTTCAAGTTAGAGTGAAAACATCTCTTTCTCTCCGCCTCTATCTATACATAATTTTGTACCTCTGGCTTTAGTAACGATTCTTCCCAAATAACATGCCAATCTCCACTACCAGGCCTACCGATTGTAGAACTTCTACATCTTATTCctctctttcatgtctttcagACCAGCCATAGCCAGTCTGTATACTCTGTCCTACGCCTGGCACACTGGAGCTTCAACGCTTATgacaatattttggtcactCGTCTTTAGCTTTATTGCaggtaaaattatgataatattccCTGTCatcatggctaggattcgaacctatAGCCTTCTGTTCCAAACAAATAGATTTATCATTAGTGAGGAAGAGGCCTTTTGGTTAAAACATAACGAAAAATAAACTCTTTACTCATGA contains:
- the LOC129279775 gene encoding LOW QUALITY PROTEIN: sodium-coupled monocarboxylate transporter 1-like (The sequence of the model RefSeq protein was modified relative to this genomic sequence to represent the inferred CDS: substituted 1 base at 1 genomic stop codon) encodes the protein MARDDFYNVGLFQAWDYVVVAAILIISSGIGVFYAFTGGRQKTTREFLLADRNMNPIPVAMSLVATFISAITVLGTPAEVYLNGAMFWLFAFSFISTGLLTSLFIPTFYRLGVTSANEYLEKRFNRATRLLGTLIYIVEMALYLGIVVYAPSLALNQVTGLDLWGSVFAVGIVCTFYTAIGGMKAVLWTDVLQVTVMMAGLIAIIIGGSMNKDGFDEVWRIAGESGRLDVWNFDPDPTVRHTFXTILGGGTFVWGTLYAANQAQIQRYLSCGSVNTALTALFIALVGMIIVMTTVCITGLVMYANFAECDPLTAGYVSRSDQLIPYFVLYLFGKMPGLPGLFTSAVFSASLSSMSSAVNALAAVVGEDIVKSIWPKMKERTYTWITKGLVIFFGLVCMAMAFVSSRLGSVLGAVFNVLGMLGGPLLGLYSSGMLFPWVNSKGVFIGTLLGLVWSFWIGIGSFLYPPYYDRRQLNIDGCSNVTMETMTTISDTLMTSSAMEPMAERPAIASLYTLSYAWHTGASTLMTIFWSLVFSFIAGANDPRTLNPMLISPVADRLYCCLPEFVKRPLRCRVGELYEEGQYDQEEKVAGEEMKVACKNTSYEE